In Panicum virgatum strain AP13 chromosome 4N, P.virgatum_v5, whole genome shotgun sequence, a single window of DNA contains:
- the LOC120669208 gene encoding uncharacterized protein LOC120669208: MSTYSSTPSASSPSSGIGTTPGSSDSVLPVFINPYASVNVKTHVPIELDLWLPNYNKWNAFFTAMCGKFGLLGHIDGTITSRLTDPTWNQPDACVRSWMYGSISDGVLDLAMAPAQTARALYTAIRDLFQANQEPRAVILNHEFASLSQGDLPIEAYASQLKQTADALRDVGHPILDRQLVLNLLNGINPRLANTADIIANTRPLPTFTEAVNMLRLKERRLANDNMVASNTALTASTTAACTSASCRSTSSPASQPHGGGRGSEDQDRDSSLQ; the protein is encoded by the exons ATGTCGACATATTCGTCCACCCCGTCGGCGTCCAGCCCTAGCTCCGGCATCGGCACGACGCCCGGCTCCTCCGACTCCGTCCTCCCGGTCTTCATCAACCCGTACGCCTCCGTCAACGTCAAGACCCACGTCCCCATCGAGCTCGACCTCTGGCTGCCAAACTACAACAAGTGGAACGCCTTCTTCACCGCCATGTGCGGCAAGTTCGGCCTTCTAGGACACATCGACGGCACCATCACGTCCCGTCTGACTGATCCCACCTGGAATCAGCCGGACGCTTGTGTGCGCAGCTGGATGTATGGCTCCATCTCCGATGGGGTTCTTGACCTCGCCATGGCGCCAGCTCAGACCGCCCGTGCTCTCTACACGGCCATCCGTGATCTGTTCCAGGCGAACCAGGAGCCGCGCGCCGTCATCCTGAACCATGAGTTCGCCTCCTTGTCTCAGGGCGACCTTCCCATCGAGGCTTACGCCTCGCAGCTGAAGCAGACTGCCGACGCTCTTCGCGACGTCGGCCACCCCATCTTGGATCGCCAACTGGTGCTCAACCTGCTGAACGGCATCAACCCACGCCTCGCCAACACCGCCGACATCATCGCCAACACGAGGCCACTACCAACCTTCACCGAGGCAGTGAACATGCTTCGCCTGAAGGAACGTCGCCTCGCCAACGACAACATGGTCGCCTCCAACACTGCCCTTACTGCCTCCACGACGGCAGCCTGCACCTCTGCGTCCTGCCGCTCGACGTCCTCGCCTGCTTCGCAgccccacggcggcggcagag GATCTGAAGACCAAGACCGTGATTCTTCGCTGCAATAG